The Astatotilapia calliptera chromosome 19, fAstCal1.2, whole genome shotgun sequence DNA segment TCAATTTTGTTTAAGGAGCAAATGTAACAGCTATGTAAGTAACTCTTCAGAAATACAAAGTTACGTCATGTTaagatatacagtggggcaaaaaagtatttagtcagccaccgattgtgcaagttcccccacctaaaatgatgacagaggtcagtaatttgcaccagaggtacacttcaactgtgagagacagaatgtgaaaaaaaaaaaatccatgaatccacatggtaggatttgtaaagaatttattcgtaaatcagggtggaaaataagtatttggtcaataacaaaaatacaactcaatactttgtaacataacctttgttggcaataacagaggtcaaatgtttactataggtctttaccaggtttgcacacacagtagctggtattttggcccattcctccatgcagatcttctcgagagcagtgatgttttggggctgtcgccgagcaacacggactttcaactcccgccacagattttctatggggttgaggtctggagactggctaggccactccaggactttcaaatgcttcttacggagccactcctttgttgcccgggcggtgtgttttggatcattgtcatgttggaagacccagcctcgtttcagcttcaaagttctcactgatggaaggaggttttggctcaaaatctcacgatacatggccccattcattctgtccttaacacggatcagtcgtcctgtcccttggcagaaaaacagccccatagcatgatgtttccacccccatgcttcacagtaggtatggtgttcttgggatgcaactcagtattcttcttcctccaccttcaaacaggtgccattcatacaggtaacgagtgggggacagaaaagcttcttacagaagacgttacaggtctgtgagagccagagattttccttgtttgaggtgaccaaatacttattttccaccctagtttacgaataaattctttacaaatcctaccatgtgaattcatggatttttttttcacattcttttttgccccactgtattaatTAGAGATATAACAACTGGCAACCAGACAAGTTCATTCTACCATCTAAAACTGAAAGGCTATCATTAAAATTTGGTAACATGATGCTCAAACAGAACAACATAAGCCCAGGCAGGAATCATGCCAACAGGTGCTACACCAATGGTGATGGTGTAGCTGGCAGCACTTGCctgtttttttacctttactTGCCACTGGGATACTACATTGGTGGACTGGGACCAAATTTGAATCTCGACTGCAATTTCACCGACAGTGACAACAAAATAACTGGATAAACTGACTAttcttttgcatttgttttcactgcaaaactcatcttttttattgtctttgttatAAATCAGACGCTCCTATTTAATTTGTGGCTGTGCATTTTTAACCCCTGTCTAAAAGCTCAAGGTTATTACTGAGTTTATAGTCAAGGCAACACAATGAGAGCCCTCAGTCAACAATCTATTTCAAAGTTAGTAAAAGTCCCAAGGTTTCCATAGTTGATCCTATGGCTGGATTACCGTTTCCTGCAGGTGCTTTGCACTACAGGTATTTTAGAATTCCTCCCCTGGTATGTTTTAAGTATCAGGCAACAGTCTCCCTGTTGCCAACCAAGGCCACTGCCACCTTTGACTCTGTTCGACCCcatctgcacacacaaacaccccgTAGTGGATGCAAAAAGACAGGGACTGATAGTTGTCCTTTTGATATCATCTTTATGGACACCATAAATCACTTACTAAACTATTATCAGATGAACCTCCACCACTTCCAACTTTtcaaaaatgcatttgtttctccatagtgtagtggttaaAGCATCTGCTTAACATGCAAAATATCTTCAGTTGAAAACCAGGCTGTTAATTTAAATCTTGCCTGGGAAAAACTTACTTTACCTGTCAGCAACACCCTTCATGAAGTTTCACACCCTGTTTTACACTTaaaagttttttggggggtttttggttttgtttttttaatctaaaggTTGAATACTTCCAGAACATTAGGGGGTAAAAAGGAAATGATGATCACTGGCAGCATTTGAGAGACTTGACATCACTAGTAAGATATTGTTTTATTGATACATGTGCAAGATGCGCAAATAAACTTAAGATGTCAATGGCAGTCTCACTGTAATCAATGAATTTGAAGTCCTTCATTTGGTGTTTCAATGCTTCATTATACAGTATGATTCAAATATCTACCTTAAATATATCAGATATTTAAGACCCAATCTACAGAcattacaaacaaaacacttcCCGTTTTTGCTCtttgattttgcatttttcattgcCTCTAAATATAAGTAAGATATATGAGCATTTGTAAACTTGATGTTTTACTCTATAATAATGTCAACCAAAAGTGCTTTTACTACCTTCTACTCTGGCCTCCAGATATTTGTCCAGCTCAGCTTCTCGTTTCACTGCTTCTGAAGATACCTTTGGGGCCCCAGGAAAGCAGACTAGCACAACACTCATATTGTCCCGGCTTCCctgcaaagaaatcaaagataACAAACAAGAATTTATGTAAATCAACCATTGTACCAAACAGTTCAACAAAGTGTCAGAAGAGGGTTTGTTGATGGTATACCTTGTACAAGCAGGTGTCAACAATTTCATTGCTGACTTTTTCAAGATCATCCGTAACCTCTAGCCTTGACCTCACAAAGTCACACAGTTCTTCATTGGCCATGACATCCCAGATGCCATCACAAGCTAATATAATGAATTCATCTTCCCCCTCGCTTCTCTCTATTGCATAAACTTCAGGCTCCGGAGAAACAAGCTGCTCTGTCGGGCCTTTTCCATGCACGCATTTGTAGTCGAAGTCTCCCAGAGCACGGGACACTGCTAGGGACCCATTAACTCGCTGGATCATGACTGAGCCACCGGCATTCTGGATCCTTTCCTTTTCCAGTGGGTTGCTAGGTTTGTGATCCTGTGTGAAGAAGTGCACAGTGCCACCCCGGCTGAGGAGCCCACGCGAGTCGCCGCAGTTGATGAAGTAGATATGGCTTGGAGAAATCATTACCCCCACTGCAGTGGAGCCACTTCTGTCCACACCGTGCTTCTTCTCGGAGATGGTTCGCATGTGTTCGTCAATCTGCAAGAACCCAGTGCGGATACCATTCTTCACGCTGTCCACACATGGGTCATCCTGAAGAGCACTCTGGAAGTCTGAGTTGCTGGTGATGTGCTCCAGCAGGT contains these protein-coding regions:
- the ppm1aa gene encoding protein phosphatase 1A isoform X1, whose protein sequence is MGAFLDKPKMEKYNSHGEGNNLRYGLSSMQGWRVEMEDAHTAVIGLSHGLDLWSFFAVYDGHAGSQVAKYCCEHLLEHITSNSDFQSALQDDPCVDSVKNGIRTGFLQIDEHMRTISEKKHGVDRSGSTAVGVMISPSHIYFINCGDSRGLLSRGGTVHFFTQDHKPSNPLEKERIQNAGGSVMIQRVNGSLAVSRALGDFDYKCVHGKGPTEQLVSPEPEVYAIERSEGEDEFIILACDGIWDVMANEELCDFVRSRLEVTDDLEKVSNEIVDTCLYKGSRDNMSVVLVCFPGAPKVSSEAVKREAELDKYLEARVEEIIKKHGDEGVPDLVHVMRTLASESIPNLPPGGELASKRSVIEAVYNKLIPYRSDDTCTLQNMEGTKEVDEVCSFFLLLFLFFFTKLSSEADVDF
- the ppm1aa gene encoding protein phosphatase 1A isoform X3 gives rise to the protein MGAFLDKPKMEKYNSHGEGNNLRYGLSSMQGWRVEMEDAHTAVIGLSHGLDLWSFFAVYDGHAGSQVAKYCCEHLLEHITSNSDFQSALQDDPCVDSVKNGIRTGFLQIDEHMRTISEKKHGVDRSGSTAVGVMISPSHIYFINCGDSRGLLSRGGTVHFFTQDHKPSNPLEKERIQNAGGSVMIQRVNGSLAVSRALGDFDYKCVHGKGPTEQLVSPEPEVYAIERSEGEDEFIILACDGIWDVMANEELCDFVRSRLEVTDDLEKVSNEIVDTCLYKGSRDNMSVVLVCFPGAPKVSSEAVKREAELDKYLEARVEEIIKKHGDEGVPDLVHVMRTLASESIPNLPPGGELASKRSVIEAVYNKLIPYRSDDTDSASTDDMW
- the ppm1aa gene encoding protein phosphatase 1A isoform X4, with the translated sequence MGAFLDKPKMEKYNSHGEGNNLRYGLSSMQGWRVEMEDAHTAVIGLSHGLDLWSFFAVYDGHAGSQVAKYCCEHLLEHITSNSDFQSALQDDPCVDSVKNGIRTGFLQIDEHMRTISEKKHGVDRSGSTAVGVMISPSHIYFINCGDSRGLLSRGGTVHFFTQDHKPSNPLEKERIQNAGGSVMIQRVNGSLAVSRALGDFDYKCVHGKGPTEQLVSPEPEVYAIERSEGEDEFIILACDGIWDVMANEELCDFVRSRLEVTDDLEKVSNEIVDTCLYKGSRDNMSVVLVCFPGAPKVSSEAVKREAELDKYLEARVEEIIKKHGDEGVPDLVHVMRTLASESIPNLPPGGELASKRSVIEAVYNKLIPYRSDDTWC
- the ppm1aa gene encoding protein phosphatase 1A isoform X2, which codes for MGAFLDKPKMEKYNSHGEGNNLRYGLSSMQGWRVEMEDAHTAVIGLSHGLDLWSFFAVYDGHAGSQVAKYCCEHLLEHITSNSDFQSALQDDPCVDSVKNGIRTGFLQIDEHMRTISEKKHGVDRSGSTAVGVMISPSHIYFINCGDSRGLLSRGGTVHFFTQDHKPSNPLEKERIQNAGGSVMIQRVNGSLAVSRALGDFDYKCVHGKGPTEQLVSPEPEVYAIERSEGEDEFIILACDGIWDVMANEELCDFVRSRLEVTDDLEKVSNEIVDTCLYKGSRDNMSVVLVCFPGAPKVSSEAVKREAELDKYLEARVEEIIKKHGDEGVPDLVHVMRTLASESIPNLPPGGELASKRSVIEAVYNKLIPYRSDDTDPVILLFRGFS